A single Cucumis melo cultivar AY chromosome 4, USDA_Cmelo_AY_1.0, whole genome shotgun sequence DNA region contains:
- the LOC103486450 gene encoding probable DNA helicase MCM8 isoform X3, with product MLEENPKVALKCMSAAIHQVMRTKWVHNLEDVAKILVRLHNYSESMLALKNLKAAYIDKLVSVRGTVVKVSTVKPLVVQMSFDCAKCKSHITRSFPDGKFSPPSFCELDGCKSKTFNPIRSTAEAIDFQKIRLQELTKPDDHEEGRVPRTVECELTEDLVDACIPGDVVTVTGIIRVINNYMDIGGGKSKSKNQGFYYLYLEAVSIKNSKSQSTPEDLQDSNSNARATELLDLFSFSPRDLEFIVKFSGEYGSDVFRQILQSICPSIYGHELVKAGITLALFGGVRKHSKDQNKVPVRGDIHVIVVGDPGLGKSQLLQAAAAISPRGIYVCGNATTKAGLTVAVVRDSMTNDYAFEAGAMVLADGGLCCIDEFDKMSAEHQALLEAMEQQCVSIAKAGLVASLSARTSILAAANPVGGHYNRAKTVNENLKMSAALLSRFDLVFILLDKPDEFLDKRVSEHIMSLHAGCGERASAAKRLRKDISPLALKNVAMENDGKVDAGSKRESLVSRLRLDKAKDGDFVPLPGQLLRKYIAYARTFVFPRMSKPAADILQRFYLQLRDQNTSADGTPITARQLESLVRLAEARARVDLREEITVEDAMDVVEIMKESLYDKYVDEHGVLDFGRSGGMSQQKEAKRFLGALNKQSELQQKDCFSISEIYSLADKIGLRVPDIDTFIENLNSVGYLLKKGPKTYQVLSSSYTSQSTRSRG from the exons TGAGGACCAAGTGGGTGCATAATTTAGAAGATGTAGCAAAAATTCTAGTCCGATTGCACAACTATTCAGAATCTATGCTTGCTTTGAAGAATTTGAAGGCGGCATATATTG ACAAGCTTGTATCAGTGCGTGGTACTGTTGTTAAAGTTAGCACTGTCAAACCCTTGGTGGTGCAAATGAGCTTTGATTGTGCAAAGTGCAAAAGCCATATCACACGCAGCTTTCCTGATGGTAAGTTTTCACCTCCATCGTTTTGTGAGTTGGATGGGTGCAAAAGCAAAACATTCAATCCCATTCGATCGACGGCTGAAGCAATCGACTTTCAAAAAATACG ATTGCAAGAACTCACTAAACCTGATGATCATGAAGAAGGCAGGGTGCCTCGAACTGTCGAATGTGAACTGACTGAAGATCTAGTTGACGCATGCATCCCTGGAGATGTTGTCACTGTTACTGGAATTATAAGAGTAATTAATAATTACATGGATATTGGAGGAG GAAAATCGAAGAGCAAGAACCAAGGATTTTACTATTTGTATCTGGAGGCTGTTTCAATAAAAAATTCCAAGTCACAGTCTACACCTGAGGATTTGCAAGATTCTAACTCTAATGCAAGAGCAACTGAGTTGCTTGATTTATTCTCATTCTCCCCAAGAGATTTAGAATTTATTGTGAAATTCTCTGGGGAATATGGTTCGGATGTCTTTCGTCAAATACTGCAATCCATTTGTCCTTCCATCTATGGACATGAACTTGTTAAAG CGGGAATAACACTAGCACTGTTTGGTGGTGTGCGAAAGCATTCAAAAGACCAGAATAAAGTTCCTGTCAGAGGGGATATTCATGTCATAGTAGTTG GTGATCCTGGACTTGGCAAAAGTCAACTACTGCAAGCTGCTGCAGCTATTTCTCCACGTGGTATATATGTTTGTGGTAATGCAACAACCAAGGCCGGCCTAACTGTAGCTGTTGTGAGGGATTCCATGACAAATGACTATGCTTTTGAGGCTG GGGCTATGGTACTTGCAGATGGTGGATTATGTTGTATAGATGAGTTCGATAAAATGTCTGCAGAACATCAG GCCCTTCTGGAAGCCATGGAACAACAATGTGTATCAATTGCAAAAGCCGGACTGGTAGCAAGTCTATCAGCTCGCACTTCTATTTTAGCTGCAGCTAACCCTGTTGGTGGTCATTACAA CCGGGCAAAAACTGTGAATGAAAACTTGAAGATGAGTGCCGCTCTTCTCTCGAGATTTGACTTAGTTTTTATATTGCTTGATAAACCTGACGAATTTCTGGATAAGAGAGTCTCGGAGCACATCATGTCG CTTCATGCTGGATGTGGGGAACGTGCCTCTGCAGCAAAAAGACTACGTAAAG ATATATCTCCTTTGGCTTTAAAGAATGTAGCAATGGAGAATGATGGAAAAGTAGATGCTGGTTCAAAACGCGAGTCTTTAGTTTCAAGACTGAGATTGGACAAAGCAAAAGATGGAGATTTTGTACCATTACCTGGCCAACTTCTTCGCAAATATATAGCCTATGCAAGAACTTTTGTGTTCCCCAG GATGTCAAAGCCCGCAGCAGACATCTTGCAGAGATTTTACTTACAACTGCGTGACCAGAATACATCAGCGGATGGTACACCGATAACAGCAAGGCAACTGGAAAGTTTGGTGAGGCTGGCAGAAGCTCGAGCACGAGTAGACCTCAGGGAAGAAATTACAGTAGAAGATGCAATG GATGTGGTTGAAATAATGAAGGAATCCCTGTACGATAAGTATGTAGATGAGCATGGGGTCCTGGATTTTGGTCGAAGTGGGGGAATGAGTCAACAGAAAGAAGCCAAACGATTTCTGGGTGCACTCAACAAGCAATCTGAGTTGCAGCAGAAAGACTGTTTTTCTATCTCG GAAATATATAGCTTGGCAGATAAGATTGGTCTACGAGTACCTGACATCGATACCTTCATAGAAAATCTCAATAGTGTTGGATATCTGCTTAAGAAGGGGCCAAAGACATACCAG GTGCTGTCCTCATCGTACACCAGTCAATCAACAAGGTCAAGAGGGTAA